In Tachysurus fulvidraco isolate hzauxx_2018 chromosome 1, HZAU_PFXX_2.0, whole genome shotgun sequence, a single window of DNA contains:
- the si:ch211-79m20.1 gene encoding uncharacterized protein si:ch211-79m20.1 isoform X3 yields the protein MQCQALKIRRSFGIKQGYKQTNKQTNKRLYFFTHRRTSVSLGARVAAGSCLQRARARSNLNARALAGLARLDREMSSWLVLLVALVACLRIGGAQDPVPVSLVNLVMNSPISTMKDLQELLDIHSVGDVPMAQPAVCKVRTEVMEVTRSMLDRSNANFLLWPHCVEVQRCSGCCNTRMLQCVPVTTQTRLLQMTKIQFIDRRAVYEKVVLPVEDHLSCSCKSHAVSHTTWRRTTTSPPPPPPRLITKPPVSRSQSKEELHRHDDLKHKQRFQLEDQETQWQSKYTLSHTQRVPVHIPPHTLAHTQGYQLGPFQHTSSEDASTRHTSFGTTRMVSDTTQGLTPEKFQEYHTRSGSGDDNIKSTASGEHPKRHRHHHGTQEAVTKHQHEPSQSHATEQHRSQPDITMHHSSQLEAPVVSFSHVEVIGQSSGQRELFSQAPTASLHQSNAKDQQQSQSETDKLPESGQEKTEHHHQHHHHHHHQHPTQAATQRAVTNAPAGMPPVPHTPPPAVAQRKRRRKQKRRMSKSAMRAMIMVMS from the exons ATGCAATGCCAAGCGCTCAAGATCAGACGCTCTTTTGGAATTAAACAGggctacaaacaaacaaacaaacaaacaaacaaacggttATATTTCTTTACGCATCGGCGAACGAGCGTGTCTCTCGGGGCGCGGGTGGCAGCCGGTTCGTGCctgcagcgcgcgcgcgcgcgctctaaCCTAAATGCCCGAGCGCTCGCAGGGCTCGCGAGGCTGGACAGAGAGATGAGCTCGTGGCTCGTACTGCTCGTCGCGCTCGTGGCGTGTCTGCGGATCGGTGGCGCGCAG gacCCTGTCCCTGTGTCTCTGGTGAATTTGGTGATGAACTCTCCCATATCAACCATGAAGGACCTACAGGAGCTGCTGGACATTCACTCCGTAG GTGATGTGCCGATGGCTCAGCCAGCTGTGTGTAAGGTGCGAACCGAAGTGATGGAAGTGACACGCTCCATGTTGGACCGAAGCAATGCTAACTTCCTGCTCTGGCCTCATTGTGTGGAGGTGCAGCGCTGCTCAGGCTGCTGTAATACACGGATGCTGCAGTGTGTGCCTGTTACCACCCAGACACGACttctacag ATGACTAAGATCCAGTTTATTGACAGACGGGCCGTCTACGAGAAGGTCGTGTTACCTGTGGAGGACCATCTCAGCTGTAGTTGTAAATCACATGCTGTCAGTCACACCACTTGGAGAAGGACCACGACATCcccacctcctcctcccccaAGACTCATCACCAAACCCCCCGTCTCCAGGAGCCAATCAAAAGAAGAGCTGCATCGCCATGACGacctaaaacacaaacagaggTTCCAGCTGGAGGATCAAGAGACTCAGTGGCAGTCAAAATACacgctgtcacacacacagagagtgccTGTACacatccccccacacacactcgcacacacacagggctaccAACTCGGTCCGTTCCAACACACCAGTTCAGAGGACGCATCAACGAGGCACACAAGCTTTGGCACAACACGTATGGTGAGCGACACGACGCAAGGTCTCACACCAGAGAAGTTTCAGGAATACCACACACGCTCTGGCAGTGGTGATGATAACATTAAATCCACGGCGAGTGGAGAACACCCAAAACGCCACAGACATCACCACGGCACCCAGGAAGCAGTGACAAAACACCAACATGAGCCGAGCCAATCACACGCAACAGAGCAGCACCGCAGCCAGCCGGATATCACAATGCATCACAGCAGCCAGCTGGAAGCCCCTGTCGTCAGCTTCAGCCACGTTGAGGTCATTGGCCAGTCTAGTGGCCAACGTGAGCTGTTCAGCCAAGCGCCAACGGCCAGTTTGCACCAATCAAATGCGAAGGATCAGCAGCAAAGCCAATCGGAGACCGACAAGCTACCAGAGTCAGGACAAGAAAAAACAGAGCAtcatcaccaacaccatcaccaccaccatcatcagcaTCCAACACAAGCTGCCACACAAAGAGCAG TGACAAACGCTCCCGCCGGCATGCCTCCTGTGCCTCACACACCCCCTCCGGCCGTCGCTCAGCGAAAACGAAGGAGAAAGCAAAAGAGGAGAATGAGCAAGTCCGCAATGAGGGCCATGATCAT GGTCATGTCCTAA
- the si:ch211-79m20.1 gene encoding uncharacterized protein si:ch211-79m20.1 isoform X2: protein MQCQALKIRRSFGIKQGYKQTNKQTNKRLYFFTHRRTSVSLGARVAAGSCLQRARARSNLNARALAGLARLDREMSSWLVLLVALVACLRIGGAQDPVPVSLVNLVMNSPISTMKDLQELLDIHSVEEEEEEEEDKNHLNGTHKRLPRSLGDVPMAQPAVCKVRTEVMEVTRSMLDRSNANFLLWPHCVEVQRCSGCCNTRMLQCVPVTTQTRLLQMTKIQFIDRRAVYEKVVLPVEDHLSCSCKSHAVSHTTWRRTTTSPPPPPPRLITKPPVSRSQSKEELHRHDDLKHKQRFQLEDQETQWQSKYTLSHTQRVPVHIPPHTLAHTQGYQLGPFQHTSSEDASTRHTSFGTTRMVSDTTQGLTPEKFQEYHTRSGSGDDNIKSTASGEHPKRHRHHHGTQEAVTKHQHEPSQSHATEQHRSQPDITMHHSSQLEAPVVSFSHVEVIGQSSGQRELFSQAPTASLHQSNAKDQQQSQSETDKLPESGQEKTEHHHQHHHHHHHQHPTQAATQRAVTNAPAGMPPVPHTPPPAVAQRKRRRKQKRRMSKSAMRAMIMVMS, encoded by the exons ATGCAATGCCAAGCGCTCAAGATCAGACGCTCTTTTGGAATTAAACAGggctacaaacaaacaaacaaacaaacaaacaaacggttATATTTCTTTACGCATCGGCGAACGAGCGTGTCTCTCGGGGCGCGGGTGGCAGCCGGTTCGTGCctgcagcgcgcgcgcgcgcgctctaaCCTAAATGCCCGAGCGCTCGCAGGGCTCGCGAGGCTGGACAGAGAGATGAGCTCGTGGCTCGTACTGCTCGTCGCGCTCGTGGCGTGTCTGCGGATCGGTGGCGCGCAG gacCCTGTCCCTGTGTCTCTGGTGAATTTGGTGATGAACTCTCCCATATCAACCATGAAGGACCTACAGGAGCTGCTGGACATTCACTCCGTAG aagaagaagaagaagaggaagaggacaagAATCATTTAAACGGAACACACAAACGCCTTCCCAGAAGTCTCG GTGATGTGCCGATGGCTCAGCCAGCTGTGTGTAAGGTGCGAACCGAAGTGATGGAAGTGACACGCTCCATGTTGGACCGAAGCAATGCTAACTTCCTGCTCTGGCCTCATTGTGTGGAGGTGCAGCGCTGCTCAGGCTGCTGTAATACACGGATGCTGCAGTGTGTGCCTGTTACCACCCAGACACGACttctacag ATGACTAAGATCCAGTTTATTGACAGACGGGCCGTCTACGAGAAGGTCGTGTTACCTGTGGAGGACCATCTCAGCTGTAGTTGTAAATCACATGCTGTCAGTCACACCACTTGGAGAAGGACCACGACATCcccacctcctcctcccccaAGACTCATCACCAAACCCCCCGTCTCCAGGAGCCAATCAAAAGAAGAGCTGCATCGCCATGACGacctaaaacacaaacagaggTTCCAGCTGGAGGATCAAGAGACTCAGTGGCAGTCAAAATACacgctgtcacacacacagagagtgccTGTACacatccccccacacacactcgcacacacacagggctaccAACTCGGTCCGTTCCAACACACCAGTTCAGAGGACGCATCAACGAGGCACACAAGCTTTGGCACAACACGTATGGTGAGCGACACGACGCAAGGTCTCACACCAGAGAAGTTTCAGGAATACCACACACGCTCTGGCAGTGGTGATGATAACATTAAATCCACGGCGAGTGGAGAACACCCAAAACGCCACAGACATCACCACGGCACCCAGGAAGCAGTGACAAAACACCAACATGAGCCGAGCCAATCACACGCAACAGAGCAGCACCGCAGCCAGCCGGATATCACAATGCATCACAGCAGCCAGCTGGAAGCCCCTGTCGTCAGCTTCAGCCACGTTGAGGTCATTGGCCAGTCTAGTGGCCAACGTGAGCTGTTCAGCCAAGCGCCAACGGCCAGTTTGCACCAATCAAATGCGAAGGATCAGCAGCAAAGCCAATCGGAGACCGACAAGCTACCAGAGTCAGGACAAGAAAAAACAGAGCAtcatcaccaacaccatcaccaccaccatcatcagcaTCCAACACAAGCTGCCACACAAAGAGCAG TGACAAACGCTCCCGCCGGCATGCCTCCTGTGCCTCACACACCCCCTCCGGCCGTCGCTCAGCGAAAACGAAGGAGAAAGCAAAAGAGGAGAATGAGCAAGTCCGCAATGAGGGCCATGATCAT GGTCATGTCCTAA
- the si:ch211-79m20.1 gene encoding uncharacterized protein si:ch211-79m20.1 isoform X1, translating to MQCQALKIRRSFGIKQGYKQTNKQTNKRLYFFTHRRTSVSLGARVAAGSCLQRARARSNLNARALAGLARLDREMSSWLVLLVALVACLRIGGAQDPVPVSLVNLVMNSPISTMKDLQELLDIHSVEEEEEEEEEDKNHLNGTHKRLPRSLGDVPMAQPAVCKVRTEVMEVTRSMLDRSNANFLLWPHCVEVQRCSGCCNTRMLQCVPVTTQTRLLQMTKIQFIDRRAVYEKVVLPVEDHLSCSCKSHAVSHTTWRRTTTSPPPPPPRLITKPPVSRSQSKEELHRHDDLKHKQRFQLEDQETQWQSKYTLSHTQRVPVHIPPHTLAHTQGYQLGPFQHTSSEDASTRHTSFGTTRMVSDTTQGLTPEKFQEYHTRSGSGDDNIKSTASGEHPKRHRHHHGTQEAVTKHQHEPSQSHATEQHRSQPDITMHHSSQLEAPVVSFSHVEVIGQSSGQRELFSQAPTASLHQSNAKDQQQSQSETDKLPESGQEKTEHHHQHHHHHHHQHPTQAATQRAVTNAPAGMPPVPHTPPPAVAQRKRRRKQKRRMSKSAMRAMIMVMS from the exons ATGCAATGCCAAGCGCTCAAGATCAGACGCTCTTTTGGAATTAAACAGggctacaaacaaacaaacaaacaaacaaacaaacggttATATTTCTTTACGCATCGGCGAACGAGCGTGTCTCTCGGGGCGCGGGTGGCAGCCGGTTCGTGCctgcagcgcgcgcgcgcgcgctctaaCCTAAATGCCCGAGCGCTCGCAGGGCTCGCGAGGCTGGACAGAGAGATGAGCTCGTGGCTCGTACTGCTCGTCGCGCTCGTGGCGTGTCTGCGGATCGGTGGCGCGCAG gacCCTGTCCCTGTGTCTCTGGTGAATTTGGTGATGAACTCTCCCATATCAACCATGAAGGACCTACAGGAGCTGCTGGACATTCACTCCGTAG aagaagaagaagaagaagaggaagaggacaagAATCATTTAAACGGAACACACAAACGCCTTCCCAGAAGTCTCG GTGATGTGCCGATGGCTCAGCCAGCTGTGTGTAAGGTGCGAACCGAAGTGATGGAAGTGACACGCTCCATGTTGGACCGAAGCAATGCTAACTTCCTGCTCTGGCCTCATTGTGTGGAGGTGCAGCGCTGCTCAGGCTGCTGTAATACACGGATGCTGCAGTGTGTGCCTGTTACCACCCAGACACGACttctacag ATGACTAAGATCCAGTTTATTGACAGACGGGCCGTCTACGAGAAGGTCGTGTTACCTGTGGAGGACCATCTCAGCTGTAGTTGTAAATCACATGCTGTCAGTCACACCACTTGGAGAAGGACCACGACATCcccacctcctcctcccccaAGACTCATCACCAAACCCCCCGTCTCCAGGAGCCAATCAAAAGAAGAGCTGCATCGCCATGACGacctaaaacacaaacagaggTTCCAGCTGGAGGATCAAGAGACTCAGTGGCAGTCAAAATACacgctgtcacacacacagagagtgccTGTACacatccccccacacacactcgcacacacacagggctaccAACTCGGTCCGTTCCAACACACCAGTTCAGAGGACGCATCAACGAGGCACACAAGCTTTGGCACAACACGTATGGTGAGCGACACGACGCAAGGTCTCACACCAGAGAAGTTTCAGGAATACCACACACGCTCTGGCAGTGGTGATGATAACATTAAATCCACGGCGAGTGGAGAACACCCAAAACGCCACAGACATCACCACGGCACCCAGGAAGCAGTGACAAAACACCAACATGAGCCGAGCCAATCACACGCAACAGAGCAGCACCGCAGCCAGCCGGATATCACAATGCATCACAGCAGCCAGCTGGAAGCCCCTGTCGTCAGCTTCAGCCACGTTGAGGTCATTGGCCAGTCTAGTGGCCAACGTGAGCTGTTCAGCCAAGCGCCAACGGCCAGTTTGCACCAATCAAATGCGAAGGATCAGCAGCAAAGCCAATCGGAGACCGACAAGCTACCAGAGTCAGGACAAGAAAAAACAGAGCAtcatcaccaacaccatcaccaccaccatcatcagcaTCCAACACAAGCTGCCACACAAAGAGCAG TGACAAACGCTCCCGCCGGCATGCCTCCTGTGCCTCACACACCCCCTCCGGCCGTCGCTCAGCGAAAACGAAGGAGAAAGCAAAAGAGGAGAATGAGCAAGTCCGCAATGAGGGCCATGATCAT GGTCATGTCCTAA
- the si:ch211-79m20.1 gene encoding LIM domain-containing protein A isoform X5: MRMVAASHNRFWIRFFFSETCRRHSLAESEVRPCPCVSGEFGDELSHINHEGPTGAAGHSLQEEEEEEEEDKNHLNGTHKRLPRSLGDVPMAQPAVCKVRTEVMEVTRSMLDRSNANFLLWPHCVEVQRCSGCCNTRMLQCVPVTTQTRLLQMTKIQFIDRRAVYEKVVLPVEDHLSCSCKSHAVSHTTWRRTTTSPPPPPPRLITKPPVSRSQSKEELHRHDDLKHKQRFQLEDQETQWQSKYTLSHTQRVPVHIPPHTLAHTQGYQLGPFQHTSSEDASTRHTSFGTTRMVSDTTQGLTPEKFQEYHTRSGSGDDNIKSTASGEHPKRHRHHHGTQEAVTKHQHEPSQSHATEQHRSQPDITMHHSSQLEAPVVSFSHVEVIGQSSGQRELFSQAPTASLHQSNAKDQQQSQSETDKLPESGQEKTEHHHQHHHHHHHQHPTQAATQRAVTNAPAGMPPVPHTPPPAVAQRKRRRKQKRRMSKSAMRAMIMVMS; the protein is encoded by the exons ATGCGGATGGTAGCGGCGTCACATAACAGGTTTTggattcgtttttttttctcggaAACGTGTCGCAGGCATTCGCTTGCTGAAAGTGAAGTAA gacCCTGTCCCTGTGTCTCTGGTGAATTTGGTGATGAACTCTCCCATATCAACCATGAAGGACCTACAGGAGCTGCTGGACATTCACTCC aagaagaagaagaagaagaggaagaggacaagAATCATTTAAACGGAACACACAAACGCCTTCCCAGAAGTCTCG GTGATGTGCCGATGGCTCAGCCAGCTGTGTGTAAGGTGCGAACCGAAGTGATGGAAGTGACACGCTCCATGTTGGACCGAAGCAATGCTAACTTCCTGCTCTGGCCTCATTGTGTGGAGGTGCAGCGCTGCTCAGGCTGCTGTAATACACGGATGCTGCAGTGTGTGCCTGTTACCACCCAGACACGACttctacag ATGACTAAGATCCAGTTTATTGACAGACGGGCCGTCTACGAGAAGGTCGTGTTACCTGTGGAGGACCATCTCAGCTGTAGTTGTAAATCACATGCTGTCAGTCACACCACTTGGAGAAGGACCACGACATCcccacctcctcctcccccaAGACTCATCACCAAACCCCCCGTCTCCAGGAGCCAATCAAAAGAAGAGCTGCATCGCCATGACGacctaaaacacaaacagaggTTCCAGCTGGAGGATCAAGAGACTCAGTGGCAGTCAAAATACacgctgtcacacacacagagagtgccTGTACacatccccccacacacactcgcacacacacagggctaccAACTCGGTCCGTTCCAACACACCAGTTCAGAGGACGCATCAACGAGGCACACAAGCTTTGGCACAACACGTATGGTGAGCGACACGACGCAAGGTCTCACACCAGAGAAGTTTCAGGAATACCACACACGCTCTGGCAGTGGTGATGATAACATTAAATCCACGGCGAGTGGAGAACACCCAAAACGCCACAGACATCACCACGGCACCCAGGAAGCAGTGACAAAACACCAACATGAGCCGAGCCAATCACACGCAACAGAGCAGCACCGCAGCCAGCCGGATATCACAATGCATCACAGCAGCCAGCTGGAAGCCCCTGTCGTCAGCTTCAGCCACGTTGAGGTCATTGGCCAGTCTAGTGGCCAACGTGAGCTGTTCAGCCAAGCGCCAACGGCCAGTTTGCACCAATCAAATGCGAAGGATCAGCAGCAAAGCCAATCGGAGACCGACAAGCTACCAGAGTCAGGACAAGAAAAAACAGAGCAtcatcaccaacaccatcaccaccaccatcatcagcaTCCAACACAAGCTGCCACACAAAGAGCAG TGACAAACGCTCCCGCCGGCATGCCTCCTGTGCCTCACACACCCCCTCCGGCCGTCGCTCAGCGAAAACGAAGGAGAAAGCAAAAGAGGAGAATGAGCAAGTCCGCAATGAGGGCCATGATCAT GGTCATGTCCTAA
- the si:ch211-79m20.1 gene encoding LIM domain-containing protein A isoform X6, whose protein sequence is MRMVAASHNRFWIRFFFSETCRRHSLAESEVRPCPCVSGEFGDELSHINHEGPTGAAGHSLQEEEEEEEDKNHLNGTHKRLPRSLGDVPMAQPAVCKVRTEVMEVTRSMLDRSNANFLLWPHCVEVQRCSGCCNTRMLQCVPVTTQTRLLQMTKIQFIDRRAVYEKVVLPVEDHLSCSCKSHAVSHTTWRRTTTSPPPPPPRLITKPPVSRSQSKEELHRHDDLKHKQRFQLEDQETQWQSKYTLSHTQRVPVHIPPHTLAHTQGYQLGPFQHTSSEDASTRHTSFGTTRMVSDTTQGLTPEKFQEYHTRSGSGDDNIKSTASGEHPKRHRHHHGTQEAVTKHQHEPSQSHATEQHRSQPDITMHHSSQLEAPVVSFSHVEVIGQSSGQRELFSQAPTASLHQSNAKDQQQSQSETDKLPESGQEKTEHHHQHHHHHHHQHPTQAATQRAVTNAPAGMPPVPHTPPPAVAQRKRRRKQKRRMSKSAMRAMIMVMS, encoded by the exons ATGCGGATGGTAGCGGCGTCACATAACAGGTTTTggattcgtttttttttctcggaAACGTGTCGCAGGCATTCGCTTGCTGAAAGTGAAGTAA gacCCTGTCCCTGTGTCTCTGGTGAATTTGGTGATGAACTCTCCCATATCAACCATGAAGGACCTACAGGAGCTGCTGGACATTCACTCC aagaagaagaagaagaggaagaggacaagAATCATTTAAACGGAACACACAAACGCCTTCCCAGAAGTCTCG GTGATGTGCCGATGGCTCAGCCAGCTGTGTGTAAGGTGCGAACCGAAGTGATGGAAGTGACACGCTCCATGTTGGACCGAAGCAATGCTAACTTCCTGCTCTGGCCTCATTGTGTGGAGGTGCAGCGCTGCTCAGGCTGCTGTAATACACGGATGCTGCAGTGTGTGCCTGTTACCACCCAGACACGACttctacag ATGACTAAGATCCAGTTTATTGACAGACGGGCCGTCTACGAGAAGGTCGTGTTACCTGTGGAGGACCATCTCAGCTGTAGTTGTAAATCACATGCTGTCAGTCACACCACTTGGAGAAGGACCACGACATCcccacctcctcctcccccaAGACTCATCACCAAACCCCCCGTCTCCAGGAGCCAATCAAAAGAAGAGCTGCATCGCCATGACGacctaaaacacaaacagaggTTCCAGCTGGAGGATCAAGAGACTCAGTGGCAGTCAAAATACacgctgtcacacacacagagagtgccTGTACacatccccccacacacactcgcacacacacagggctaccAACTCGGTCCGTTCCAACACACCAGTTCAGAGGACGCATCAACGAGGCACACAAGCTTTGGCACAACACGTATGGTGAGCGACACGACGCAAGGTCTCACACCAGAGAAGTTTCAGGAATACCACACACGCTCTGGCAGTGGTGATGATAACATTAAATCCACGGCGAGTGGAGAACACCCAAAACGCCACAGACATCACCACGGCACCCAGGAAGCAGTGACAAAACACCAACATGAGCCGAGCCAATCACACGCAACAGAGCAGCACCGCAGCCAGCCGGATATCACAATGCATCACAGCAGCCAGCTGGAAGCCCCTGTCGTCAGCTTCAGCCACGTTGAGGTCATTGGCCAGTCTAGTGGCCAACGTGAGCTGTTCAGCCAAGCGCCAACGGCCAGTTTGCACCAATCAAATGCGAAGGATCAGCAGCAAAGCCAATCGGAGACCGACAAGCTACCAGAGTCAGGACAAGAAAAAACAGAGCAtcatcaccaacaccatcaccaccaccatcatcagcaTCCAACACAAGCTGCCACACAAAGAGCAG TGACAAACGCTCCCGCCGGCATGCCTCCTGTGCCTCACACACCCCCTCCGGCCGTCGCTCAGCGAAAACGAAGGAGAAAGCAAAAGAGGAGAATGAGCAAGTCCGCAATGAGGGCCATGATCAT GGTCATGTCCTAA
- the si:ch211-79m20.1 gene encoding LIM domain-containing protein A isoform X7: MRMVAASHNRFWIRFFFSETCRRHSLAESEDPVPVSLVNLVMNSPISTMKDLQELLDIHSVGDVPMAQPAVCKVRTEVMEVTRSMLDRSNANFLLWPHCVEVQRCSGCCNTRMLQCVPVTTQTRLLQMTKIQFIDRRAVYEKVVLPVEDHLSCSCKSHAVSHTTWRRTTTSPPPPPPRLITKPPVSRSQSKEELHRHDDLKHKQRFQLEDQETQWQSKYTLSHTQRVPVHIPPHTLAHTQGYQLGPFQHTSSEDASTRHTSFGTTRMVSDTTQGLTPEKFQEYHTRSGSGDDNIKSTASGEHPKRHRHHHGTQEAVTKHQHEPSQSHATEQHRSQPDITMHHSSQLEAPVVSFSHVEVIGQSSGQRELFSQAPTASLHQSNAKDQQQSQSETDKLPESGQEKTEHHHQHHHHHHHQHPTQAATQRAVTNAPAGMPPVPHTPPPAVAQRKRRRKQKRRMSKSAMRAMIMVMS; encoded by the exons ATGCGGATGGTAGCGGCGTCACATAACAGGTTTTggattcgtttttttttctcggaAACGTGTCGCAGGCATTCGCTTGCTGAAAGTGAA gacCCTGTCCCTGTGTCTCTGGTGAATTTGGTGATGAACTCTCCCATATCAACCATGAAGGACCTACAGGAGCTGCTGGACATTCACTCCGTAG GTGATGTGCCGATGGCTCAGCCAGCTGTGTGTAAGGTGCGAACCGAAGTGATGGAAGTGACACGCTCCATGTTGGACCGAAGCAATGCTAACTTCCTGCTCTGGCCTCATTGTGTGGAGGTGCAGCGCTGCTCAGGCTGCTGTAATACACGGATGCTGCAGTGTGTGCCTGTTACCACCCAGACACGACttctacag ATGACTAAGATCCAGTTTATTGACAGACGGGCCGTCTACGAGAAGGTCGTGTTACCTGTGGAGGACCATCTCAGCTGTAGTTGTAAATCACATGCTGTCAGTCACACCACTTGGAGAAGGACCACGACATCcccacctcctcctcccccaAGACTCATCACCAAACCCCCCGTCTCCAGGAGCCAATCAAAAGAAGAGCTGCATCGCCATGACGacctaaaacacaaacagaggTTCCAGCTGGAGGATCAAGAGACTCAGTGGCAGTCAAAATACacgctgtcacacacacagagagtgccTGTACacatccccccacacacactcgcacacacacagggctaccAACTCGGTCCGTTCCAACACACCAGTTCAGAGGACGCATCAACGAGGCACACAAGCTTTGGCACAACACGTATGGTGAGCGACACGACGCAAGGTCTCACACCAGAGAAGTTTCAGGAATACCACACACGCTCTGGCAGTGGTGATGATAACATTAAATCCACGGCGAGTGGAGAACACCCAAAACGCCACAGACATCACCACGGCACCCAGGAAGCAGTGACAAAACACCAACATGAGCCGAGCCAATCACACGCAACAGAGCAGCACCGCAGCCAGCCGGATATCACAATGCATCACAGCAGCCAGCTGGAAGCCCCTGTCGTCAGCTTCAGCCACGTTGAGGTCATTGGCCAGTCTAGTGGCCAACGTGAGCTGTTCAGCCAAGCGCCAACGGCCAGTTTGCACCAATCAAATGCGAAGGATCAGCAGCAAAGCCAATCGGAGACCGACAAGCTACCAGAGTCAGGACAAGAAAAAACAGAGCAtcatcaccaacaccatcaccaccaccatcatcagcaTCCAACACAAGCTGCCACACAAAGAGCAG TGACAAACGCTCCCGCCGGCATGCCTCCTGTGCCTCACACACCCCCTCCGGCCGTCGCTCAGCGAAAACGAAGGAGAAAGCAAAAGAGGAGAATGAGCAAGTCCGCAATGAGGGCCATGATCAT GGTCATGTCCTAA